One Deltaproteobacteria bacterium HGW-Deltaproteobacteria-2 genomic window, GTTCTAATAGCACGGTTGTCAGTAGGTGGGCTGACCTTTTGAAAGGACATTTCGAAACCGAAAAGACCTATTCCTTAGGTGAATTGAAAAAACTGTGCGCCTCAAAAAAATTCGATGCAATTCTCCTGCACAGGATGCTCATCGACATGCCTTCTTTTTCTGCGTTACTCAGCACGTCGCCCACAACCAGATTTTTTCTTCTCTCGGATCGCCCTGATGAAGAGGAAGCCCTGACATTTCTAAAAATGGGAATTGTGGGATACGGGAATACTTATATATCATCGCCACGACTGATTGAAGCCTTACGGGTTGTTACTACCGGAGGGGTGTGGCTGGGTCAAAAAATCATTCAGCGACTGATCATGGACACATCGGGGAATACGAAAGATGATGGCAATCAAGGCAATGCCGCTTCTGAGATGGCAAAATTAACCAAAGCAGAACGTCATATTGCCGAACTTGTCGCCCGCGGAGAGTCAAACCTGGAAATCGCGGCTGATCTGAAGATAACGGAAAGGACTGTCAAGGCCCATCTTACGTCCATCTATGAAAAAACAAAAACCGGTAACAGGCTTAACCTTGCTCTTTTGATTAACCTGGGGAAAAGCCCACAGGGCTGAGCGTTCCACATCTCGTTTTGCTCCGAAATTTTTCATACCACTTTTCCAACAAGAAACTAAGACAGCTTTTGTTAGAAAACTTTTTTATTTTGTTTAAAC contains:
- a CDS encoding DNA-binding response regulator encodes the protein MAILLSSSNSTVVSRWADLLKGHFETEKTYSLGELKKLCASKKFDAILLHRMLIDMPSFSALLSTSPTTRFFLLSDRPDEEEALTFLKMGIVGYGNTYISSPRLIEALRVVTTGGVWLGQKIIQRLIMDTSGNTKDDGNQGNAASEMAKLTKAERHIAELVARGESNLEIAADLKITERTVKAHLTSIYEKTKTGNRLNLALLINLGKSPQG